In a single window of the Bactrocera dorsalis isolate Fly_Bdor chromosome 2, ASM2337382v1, whole genome shotgun sequence genome:
- the LOC105225731 gene encoding torso-like protein — translation MNLGNGLFWLVALIFVACNLSFGGTRESQLRIGKAINIFVRYGYLGISMRVIPYNDSYETDKWLFKEPTKSIYKDLNALSESREENAPGIFHGDFHMEFCDNRRQLYQAYFRDFTVERLDKPWEAFTGGWFAENAAKKLGINTSYIMGEYSYVLVRVVRFREVGKFKGDIPLNQTLENDVHERIGGITAGNVTGAIEFMESYGTHYINSYTTGNSLYQVFVYSRKNYQLIRDRIKTKGLNSLSKKDLYDFFAPWHAVHLGQIRSASANATVERWARRKLQYEYYVVKYVTLLKLHGNATLLKALDSLLGNDAILQLDLKSLNVIFRDEPEKQNWFNEVLDNQMKLWEVNMPMN, via the exons ATGAACCTGGGTAATGGTCTGTTCTGGCTGGTGGCACTTATTTTCGTAGCCTGCAATCTGTCCTTCGGCGGTACTCGTGAGTCTCAACTGCGCATCGGTAAGGCCATCAACATCTTTGTGCGCTATGGCTATCTGGGAATATCGATGCGTGTCATACCATACAACGACAGCTACGAGACGGACAAATGGCTATTCAAGGAGCCGACAAAGTCAATTTATAAG GATTTAAATGCGTTGAGTGAAAGTCGTGAGGAGAATGCGCCGGGCATCTTTCATGGTGACTTTCATATGGAATTTTGCGATAATCGACGACAGCTCTATCAGGCTTACTTCAGAGACTTTACGGTCGAGCGGCTGGATAAACCGTGGGAGGCTTTCACCGGTGGCTGGTTCGCCGAGAATGCCGCCAAGAAGCTGGGCATCAACACGTCCTACATAATGGGCGAATATTCGTATGTGTTGGTGCGCGTAGTGCGTTTCCGCGAAGTGGGCAAGTTCAAGGGCGACATACCGCTCAATCAGACGCTGGAAAATGACGTGCATGAGCGTATCGGTGGCATAACGGCGGGTAATGTGACTGGCGCCATCGAGTTTATGGAATCGTACGGCACACACTACATCAACTCCTACACGACGGGCAATTCGTTGTACCAG GTATTTGTCTACTCGCGGAAAAACTACCAGCTGATCAGGGATCGCATTAAAACGAAAGGCCTGAACAGTCTTTCGAAGAAGGATCTCTACGATTTCTTCGCGCCTTGGCATGCCGTGCACCTGGGGCAAATACGCTCGGCGAGCGCCAATGCGACGGTGGAGCGCTGGGCGCGGCGCAAACTGCAATACGAGTACTATGTGGTGAAGTATGTGACATTGCTCAAGCTTCACGGCAATGCGACACTACTCAAGGCATTGGACAGCCTCTTGGGCAACGATGCCATACTTCAACTAGATCTGAAATCATTGAACGTCATATTTAGGGATGAGCCCGAGAAGCAAAACTGGTTCAACGAAGTGCTCGACAATCAGATGAAACTATGGGAAGTCAACATGCCCATGAACTGA